From the Papaver somniferum cultivar HN1 chromosome 2, ASM357369v1, whole genome shotgun sequence genome, the window AACAAAAGCGGAAATTTTCTTAGTCCTTAAAAATATGATGGTTTTGTagttagtttcttcttatataacTGGGAAATAATGGGATCACAGGTTACAGATACAGtccaattttttaaaaaaaaaactaattaatgCATCTAGAGATAAATAAAACTCATCTTTTCTTGATTCCTAAAATAAAACAACCAAAACATCCTAGTCAATTTAAACCAATGACTTTGCAACACAGTGTGGTTGCAAAGATTTTAGCTAATAGAATCGAACCATTTCTAGAGAAGATAATTTCACCATTTCAATCTGATTTTCTTTCGTCTAGACAGATTTCTGATAACATAATTGTAGCACATGAAATTATTCATTCTTTTAAAATGAAAAAAGCTAGAACCAGAGGCTTAGGGACAAAAATTGATATGTCTAAAGATTTTGATAGAGTAAACTGGAACTTTCTTCTTTCTGCTCTGAAAACCTTTAATAAAAATGTCTGCCTGCTTATAGAGCAATGTATTTCCACAACCACCATCTCTGTTTTGTTAAATGGAACACTAGGTGATCCTTTCAAACCTACAAGAGGTTTACATTAAGGAGATCCTCTCTCTTCATATTCATTTATAATTTGTATGGAAATTTTTTCTAGACTACTACTTTTTTCAGGAAAACAAAAAAGTTTTACATCCGGTCAAGATAACACCTAAAATTGACCatatttctcttcttttctttgcagatgattgtctgcTCCTTGTTAAAGCTGACTCAGTGGAATGTAGGAATTTACTAGAAACAATAGCAATTTTTAGTAAGGCCTCTGGTCAACTTATTAATTTCGAAAAGTCAGTAGTTTTTTTTTAGTAAAAACATGGAACCTAAACACCGAAGGATGATGTCCAAGTTGTTGAAACTAAAACATATCAACCTTAGGACCCATATTTAGGATCCCCTCTTTTCATGGAAagatcaaaaataaaaagaattgcgCCAATACTTGAAAGAATGGAATCCAAATCTAAAGGATGGAAAGGCTTAGTCCTCTCTCAACCTACTAGATCTGTTTTGAACATAGCTGTCATGTTAGTATTCCTTTTTATCAAATGGGGTGCTTTGTTCTGCCAAAACAGATAACAAACAAATTAATGCAATTTAAAGAGATATTTGGTGCGGAAAGACTATGTTGGATAAGGTTATATCCAAAATCATGTCCAAATCTTTATAAACCAATCCAAAAGGGAGGCTTAGGTTTTAGAGATGCCTGAAAGTTTAACCTGGAAATGATAGCTAAAGTTGCTTGGAGATTAGTTAAAGAACCAGATGCCTATGGGAAAAAACTATGAGCTCCAAGTATTTTAGAACAAAATCTTCTTTTAGAGCCAAGCTTACAACAAATAGATCTTGGACATGGAATTGCATTAGGCAagggcttgaacttatctacagTAGAACTTCAATAAATTAATcttcgataaattaattacttcgataaaataataattttctccGGTCCCAACTAGGCTTGTACAAGCTAAATTTtaactcgataaattaataattttgttaaaataataattttctccGGTCCCAaaactattaatttatcgaaattTTACTGTATATGTATAATATATGGGAAGTAGGAAATggacaaaacataaatatatggaatgATAAATGGAACCCTGGGACTAACAATGCCTTGGCAAGCCTATGTAAGTCTACAAATAATCACTTAGTCTGGGTTTCAGACTTAATTAATCCTGAAACCAGTTCATGGATTAATAACATCTACATTTTCaaggatctttttttttttaatcgaaaGAGAAGATATATTAAAGAGTGAAGGAATATACAAATATTTCTACCATAGGTAGATTAGaacaaagaaaataaagtaaaaacaGAAATCTAAAAATTACATGAATATTGCATGATAGCACTGAATTGGAGAAGTTCAAATGAACGTGATGGCCTGCAGCTATCGCCCACACTAAAAATGATGATTTAGCTTCATGAATGAGATCATCTTCTGTTTTGAAAAGCTAGTCTTCCTCAAATCTTCTACAATTCCTTTCCCTCTAGATGGTGTTAACAATTGCAGCTGGAATTAATCTCCAGATGAAGTTCCCGGAATGAGAGAAGCGATTGTTATTCCAAGTCTCTGCTAGAACTCGCATGGAGCCAGGCAATACCCACATCCAACCTGTACTAGGGGTAAGAGCACACCACATATTGTAAGCAATTTTTCAATGCAGAAATAGATGGTGTTGCAACTCAACACCACTACCACACAAAGCACAATTGTTATACAGATTCATACCCTTTTGCTGAAGAATGTCTATGGTATTAAGCATGTTCCACTACCAGCTGTAAGTAGAGTGATTTGACAGTGAACACACCTGGAGGATTTAGTTTCCACCTTCTAGTGTCTGCCAGGCCATCCCTAGGCGGGGGAGAATCACCAAATATCAACTTAGATGGACACTAACTAGATCAAGATAATACACAGTTAAATCCATGTATGATAAACTAAATGAATCTGGAACTGACATAGTTAGTCTAGCTTTGTCTGAATCTTTCTGTAAAACTATGTGGAAATTAGATGTATCTCAAAAAATTAAgttatttttctgaaaatgttTACAAAATGCTTTGCCTACAAACTCTAAACTATTTGGAAAAGTAAAAGATGTATCTCCCCATTGTACCATGTGTGGGGTAGAAATTGAAACAACTGAACACCTTCTTTTCCACCGTCCTTATGCTAAGGAAGTGTGGAACTCAGCACCGAATCCTATATCTTTGAATCTAGAAAACTGCAGTAAAATTTTAGATCTTTGCAAAAACTGGTTCAATAACAATAAAAAAGAAATATCTATTAAATTAATCCTTACTAAGATGTGGTTTATCTGTAAAGAAAAATGTAATAGGATTTTTGAAGAAAAAGCTAAAACTGCTTCAAGTCTGGCCTTAGAAGTTCAAGGACATATCTCTTTTTGGTCTACAAGAAGCTGTACACCCAAAAAACAGAAGCAGGTTCAAACTTTACCATCTAGTTATGCCTTAATTAAGAGAAACGATGCACGGAATTTTGAAGAAGGAAGAGCAAGACCGTCAACTGGTTCAGATCCTCAAGAAGCAGAAGCTATAGGAGTGCTCCAGGCAGCAGTTTGGGCCGaggagaagaagataaagaacTTTAGCATTGAAGGAGACTGTGAAAGCATTTTCAACTACTTTCATGGAAAGAACTTGGATATTTCTTGGCGTGCCAAAGCCTCTCTCAATGAGGCTAATAGGATAACAAATCTCTGTACTAATTTTTTGGGATTTCATTTTGTTCCTAAACTGGGAAACAGGGCTGCGGATATCTTACCCAAGTTTGTAAGGCCTTTAAACTCTGCTTTAGATCGGGAGATTATGCCTCCATCTTGCATTATGCACCAACTATccgtagataaatctaatattgggAGACATCCTCAAGACCCAAATTAGATAACTCTACTTCTATTGTAATGTCCGCTCACTTTGAGCCttagtttaaaaaaataaaataaaatgtgtaTATGTATATATGAACTGTGAAGAGGATATACTAATCTTATTTTcataagaaggctattattggggcgtcatatTCCATTaaaggggcgtcacctaataggacaaaaataggtcacccataagtaatatcaaaacccccttatctcaaataattttgtaatgactaatcaacccttatttagttaattttaatttaatttaatttaattagataataattaaattaatgaattttgttgtatacttgatGAATTCTGGGACAAAATTTTTGAGGGAAGAAAAACTAGAGAGAAGAAAAAATTAGTCAATCACACGAGctgtaaaataaacttctacggttagaaataatccaaacctggacgtaaaatcacttctacggttggaattaaaaggaaactggacgtaaaatcagattttacggttggaatgaaaaggaacctggacgtaaaatgagattctacggttggaactatccaaacctggacgtagtTCATtccaacctggacgtaaaatgagcttctacggttggaactatccaaacctggacgtaaaactacatgcaaataaaattccatggtcggaattaatccaaacctggccatgatttcttcataaccacttttacggttggaattaattcaAACCTGaccgtaaaactacatgcaaataaaattctacggttggaattaatacAAACCTGGCCGTGATTTCTTCTacgatttttaagtttttattttagttcaaggataatttagatattttgtatatgtgttaggatatctcaTAACCATTTTTTTGGGCACTAAGAATCCGGGTGAAACCTCATTATTGGAGTTAAAGCGAATGAAATATTTTAATCTAGAATGACACAAATCGAggtgtttttttctttgttttttccgATCAATAAAGAGAAAGAAGTATATTGGTCGAAAGAAAGGCACAAGCAGGCTTTTCCCCAAGTCAATAACAGTTTTACTACTAAAAGATCCTGATTTTTTTCGTGCTATCCAGTCATGTATGTTAGTGGGGTGATCAGAAAAAACCAAAGTAGTGGGAATATCAGTCAATTAAAAGATGTAATCTCCATTTATTGGTGCGGTTAATGGAAGATTAGTAGTACATATTCTAAAAGAAGTAATCTCCGTTAGCCACCACTTCAGTTTGACTCTCCTCCTCCTCTCAGTCTCAGACAACGATTCTCACCATTTTCTATAGCCCACCACCACAAGTAAGTCCATCTCTGACTCTATCTATTCAAATCGTTCAAATGGGTACTGTTTTTAGTGATTAAAGTACTTAAAAAAATTTCACCTTTTAGTTCTGTCAGAAATTTTGTTGGATACAATATTTGGAAATAGGTGTTTGTAGAAATGTCTTACTGGATTGAATTAAAACTTGCCCATGATTACAAAATTGGAAATGGTTTtctctttaactagttttctGTGGTTTTTCTACATCAAATTGTACTGATTTAGTTAGAATTTGTACATGGGCAGAAGTTTTGGACATTGATAGCTATGAAGGAAGTCTCCCAGGGTTTAGATGTGGCAAATGAGGAAGAATTTTCTTCCCAATCTACATTACTTCAAGAATTTGCCTCCTTACCTACCATCGACAAGGCATGGGTCTTTGAATCGGAGAATGGTAACAAATTCGCTTTTGTAACTCATGCCAATCTTTGTTAGTGGTTGTTTTTCAGCTGCACAGTTTATCTTAGTAGCATTATTTGTTTGTACTGCAGGAGGTAGTTCCCGCGCAATGTTTTCGATAAGCCAACCAAATCTCTTAGGAAATGAAAAACGGACTCATATTCTATCTTCTCATATTGCAAAACAAAATGACGGGTCTGTCAGCTTTCAATGGGCGCCATTCCCTGTTGAAATGTCAGGTGTATCAACAATTGTTCCATCACCATCAGGACAGAAAATGCTTGTTATAAGAAATCAGGAAAATGATAGTCCAACACAATTTGAAATCTGGGGACCATCTCGGGTGGAAAAGGAAATACATATCCCAAAATCTGTTCATGGCTCAGTATATACCGATGGATGGTAGTTACTAGCGATGCTTGTCGTTTTTTATGTTTATGAGTGGTGTTTTAGTGAGAGTTTGAAAGAAATCGTTGTGATTCATTTGCAAAGCTTGTTTGCTTCATAGGTTTGAGGGGATTTCCTGGAGCGCGGATGAAAATTCTCATTGCTTATGTAGCTGAGGATCCATGTCCATCCAAGCCAGTGTTTGATGGCCTAGGCTACAAGAAAAGAGGTTCTACAGAGAAAGACTGCAGTAGCTGGAAAGGGCAAGGAGATTTTGAAGGGGACTGGGGTGAAGCCTATTCGACGAAAAGGCGTCCTGGACTATTTGTTGTCAATATTGTTAGGTCCGGCATCTTTCTTATCAACACTTTAACTTACAATCACATGCATATTTGGTCATATGATTAAATTTCATTTTGTCTTGATTTCAGCGGAGATGTACACATTGTAGATGGACTCTCCAAGTCCTTAAGTGTAGGACAAGTTATATGGGCGCCGAAGAATGATGAGTTGGACCAGTACTTGGTTTTTGTGGGGTGGCCATCAGACTGTGGATCTGAAAAGATTGTAAGAAAGCTTGGTATAAAATACTGTTATAATAGGCCATGCGCGCTATATGCAGTCAAAGCATCATTTCACAAATCAGCAACTGATAAACTTGAAACCAAGTAGGTTCCAGTTTCTATCTAgatgtctttcatccttcttggtTCTAGTTTTTAGTTAGCAGAGACGATGTTGTTTAGACTTGGATCTTAAGCGTTATTATTGTTCCAGAGGTGGCAGATCTGAAGATAAGACTGCAGCCATCAATCTTACTCAAGGCATAAGTAGTGCATTCTTTCCCTGATTCAGGTGCATTTTATGACTTCcaatttttgttttgttgctgTGCCGCTTAATTTGGCATGTTGAGAAAATACCTTTTGAACATATTTCGAAACTGCTTTAAAAAATGCTGAGAAGAATTTAGTTGATTTGCAGCCCAGACGGGAAATTCCTCGTTTTCCTGTCTGCAAAAAGTGCTGTGGATACTGGAGCACATATGGCCACTGACTCTCTCCACAGGATTGATTGGCCTACTGATGGGAAGCCTCAAACATCTCTTAAATTGTTTGACGTAGTAAGCTGTTCTTTCTATGCATTAACTTCGTTTTGTGTTATTCGTTAAGATGGTTAGAAATAGTTGGCAGATGCATCCAGATGCAACCCAGGAATATTCTTTTGCAGAAATGCCCTTCTATCATGAGATGGATGCTCATTTGCACATTGACGCCAAAAGTTCATCGAAGTGTACTAAGGAATGTACATTTTCTGTGTTGTTTAGGTCCCGTTGTACAGTGTGCCAAAGAGGATTGCTTTCCAGGACTTTACTGTTCAGGTTTCCTCCGTAACCCCTGGCTTTCCGATGGACAGACGATGATTATGTCTTCCTACTGGCGCAGCAGTCAAGTAATAGTTTCTGTTGATGTGTTGAGGTAACcatcaatatggttttcatttTCTGCTCTACTCAAACCTTGCTCCCTtatttcatgtgattcaataaatATATTCGTACTTTCCATGTAGTGGGAGAGTAGCTTGAGTTACTCCCTATTTAAGTGCTTCGTGGAACATTCTTGCGTTAGATGGGGACAATATTCTCTCTGGTAcatcaaattatgttcttgtttatCCCTCAAATAAATCAAACAGACATTAGATAAAtgattatttcttctttttttgttttcttcaagtgTCTAGTAGTCCAGTAGAGCCTCCTGAAATCAAGTATGGGTACTCTACTGAGAGGAAGGAATGGAATTGGCTCGATATTTCAGGTCCTGTTTCTATATACTCTACGAAGGTTAGCTACATCCTTTTGTATATTCTATTCATGTTATACATACTAGCACCTCAATTTTTTTCCTTCTTAAGTTGACATATGTCTTATTCTTCAAATCTGCAGGTTAAATCTATGCTGTCATCCCTCCAATTTAGTATAATGAAGATTCCAGTTCGTGATACTTCTGAAGACCTTACGGACGGTAATTTATTGACATTCACTAACCCTATATAATGTAAATCAGATTTTCTTCACAAATCAGAAAGATACTGTAAGTGTCAACGTGTTCTGTTGCAACAGATGGAAGTAGCATCACTATTAATACATATatgttttcatttcatttcagGTGCTAGGACACCCTATGAAGCCATATTTGTTTCTTCCAAAACCAGGAAAAGTGATGCATGTGATCCATTGGTTGTAATCCTTCATGGTGGACCGCATTCTGCCTCGTCAACTGACTTTAATAAAAATCATGCTTTCCTGTCTACATTAGGTTACAGCTTGCTCATAGTAAATTATAGGTGAGCCCAAAAATTCCTTTCCTGTGTAACTCTGGGGTAAGGCGAGCTATCGACAACCCCCTAGTATATCCTCTTTATAGTGATTCTCTTGCTAAGTTGCTTGTAATTATTCAGAGGTACAATGGGATTTGGAGAGGAGGCGTTACAATCACTCCCAGGAAAAGCTGGTTCACAGGTGTGTTAATTTACTTGTATGTCTTGGATATGTTTTCTGGTTTAGAGATTAAAGACTTTTTCTCTCTTCTAATAACAGATTTCTTAATGTGGGCAGGATGTAAGTGATGTACTTGCAGCTCTAGACCGTGTCATTGAAATGGGTCTCGCTGACCCATCTAAAGTTGCTGTGGTTGGAATCTCACATGGGGGCTTTTTGACGACCCACTTGATTGGCCAGGTAGTTTGCCACTTTGCATCTTCTGTACTCCAAGACGTAGTTAGATATCAGCTTGTGCATATGTGGTGTTGGCTGTTATCATCTTTTTAACCTTCAGATCTGTGtccatcttcatttgatgaatagTACTCTTTCCTTATTGGCTCTTACAAATAGTTTCGAGTACTCCTTTCCATAATGCACTTGTGTTGGTTTTGCTGGTGTAGGCACCAGATAGGTTTGCAGTAGCGGCTGCGAGAAATCCTGTTTGTAATCTTGCATTGATGGTTGGTAcgtctgatatccct encodes:
- the LOC113352272 gene encoding acylamino-acid-releasing enzyme 2-like, yielding MSSYWRSSQVIVSVDVLSASWNILALDGDNILSVSSSPVEPPEIKYGYSTERKEWNWLDISGPVSIYSTKVKSMLSSLQFSIMKIPVRDTSEDLTDGARTPYEAIFVSSKTRKSDACDPLVVILHGGPHSASSTDFNKNHAFLSTLGYSLLIVNYRGTMGFGEEALQSLPGKAGSQDVSDVLAALDRVIEMGLADPSKVAVVGISHGGFLTTHLIGQAPDRFAVAAARNPVCNLALMVGTSDIPDWCYVGAYGCNEGKNYFTEAPSFDHLHVMYNKSPISHFAKVKTPTLFLLGAQDLRVPVSDGLQVRFYM